One Alnus glutinosa chromosome 3, dhAlnGlut1.1, whole genome shotgun sequence genomic region harbors:
- the LOC133863073 gene encoding protein RETICULATA-RELATED 5, chloroplastic-like, protein MKPHTCRGLDTPPPLQTSSSLRRSCAPAVNSLRHVVSRRIPAGKRCHFILSASANQSPRVAHSRRHVLLSPVLTIGAWVLRSALANAEDKTTGSGAPEKSHAPPAPTGEEKKEEPIVSRIYDSTGIGEPMAVGKDKIKVWEKLMIARIVYLGEAEHVPIRDDKELELEIVRNLRKRCAESDRTISLALEAFPCDMQEQLNQYMNKRIDGETLKSYASHWPPQRWQEYQPLLSYCQDNGIRLVACGTPLKVLRTVQAEGIRGLSKADRRVYAPPAGSGFISGFTSISRRSPIDMNSPSQSVPFGPGSYLSAQARVVEEYTMSKIILQNMVDEGATGMLVVVTGASHVMYGSRGTGLPARISKKMQKKNQVVILLDPERQQIRREGEVPVADFLWYSAARPCSRNCFDRAEIARVMNAAGRRRDALPQDLQKGLDLGLVSPEVLQNFFDLEQYPLISELTHRFQGFRERLLADPKFLHRLAIEEAISITTTLLAQYERRKENFFEELDYVITDTVRGSVVDFFTVWLPAPTLSFLSYTNEVNVPDSMDAFQGLLGSIPDNAFQKTPAGKDWNLSHRVASVLFGGVKLAGVGFISSIGAVGASNVLYAIRRFLNPALVAYQHNKRSPMLKTAVVYGCFLGASANLRYQIIAGIVEHRISDQFSSQILFVNMLSFLVRTVNSYWGTQQWVDLARFTGLQRSGPPSYEIPDSPNHAALGRINTEDATVDKIKHQ, encoded by the exons ATGAAGCCCCACACCTGCAGAGGACTGGACACTCCACCACCGCTACAGACAAGCTCTAGTCTCCGCCGCTCATGTGCTCCAGCGGTCAACTCTCTTCGCCATGTCGTTTCCCGGCGAATACCCGCCGGGAAACGCTGCCACTTCATACTCTCAGCCAGCGCGAACCAAAGTCCACGCGTCGCACACTCAAGACGGCACGTCTTACTCTCTCCTGTTCTGACCATCGGCGCGTGGGTTCTGCGGTCGGCGCTGGCGAATGCCGAGGACAAGACGACGGGTTCGGGGGCTCCGGAAAAATCGCATGCACCGCCGGCTCCGACGGGTGAGGAGAAGAAGGAGGAACCGATAGTTTCGAGGATTTACGACTCGACGGGGATCGGAGAGCCGATGGCGGTGGGGAAGGATAAAATTAAGGTCTGGGAGAAGCTGATGATCGCGAGGATTGTGTACTTAGGAGAGGCCGAACACGTACCGATCCGAGACGATAAGGAATTGGAGCTTGAGATTGTGAGGAACTTGAGGAAACGGTGCGCAGAGAGTGATAGAACCATATCTTTGGCTCTGGAGGCATTTCCTTGTGATATGCAGGAGCAGCTCAATCAGTATATGAATAAAAG GATAGATGGAGAAACATTGAAGTCTTATGCATCACATTGGCCACCTCAACGATGGCAGGAGTATCAGCCTCTTCTAAGCTACTGTCAAGATAATGGAATTCGTCTTGTTGCTTGTGGTACTCCACTCAAG GTTTTAAGAACTGTCCAAGCGGAAGGAATTCGTGGGCTTTCGAAGGCCGATCGTAGAGTATATGCTCCTCCAGCTGGTTCAGGCTTCATTTCAGGCTTCACTTCCATCTCACGCAGATCACCAATTGATATGAATTCTCCTAGTCAATCTGTTCCTTTTGGGCCAGGCTCATACTTATCTGCACAAGCAAGAGTGGTTGAGGAATATACCATGTCCAAGATCATTTTACAAAACATGGTGGATGAAGGAGCGACTGGTATGCTAGTAGTTGTAACAGGTGCAAGCCATGTCATGTATGGATCTAGGGGGACTGGGCTGCcagcaagaatttcaaaaaagaTGCAGAAGAAAAACCAAGTGGTTATATTACTTGATCCTGAAAGGCAACAAATAAGGAGAGAGGGAGAAGTTCCTGTTGCTGATTTCTTGTGGTATTCTGCTGCTAGACCCTGCAGTAGAAATTGTTTTGATCGTGCTGAAATTGCTCGAGTAATGAATGCAGCTGGCAGGAGGCGAGATGCCCTTCCCCAG GACCTTCAAAAAGGACTTGATCTTGGTTTAGTATCACCTGAAGTACTACAGAACTTCTTTGATTTGGAGCAATATCCTCTTATTTCAGAACTGACTCACCGTTTCCAG GGTTTCAGGGAAAGATTGTTGGCAGATCCCAAATTCTTGCATAGATTAGCTATAGAAGAAGCTATATCTATAACAACTACTCTCCTAGCACAGTACGAGAGGCGTAAAGAAAATTTCTTTGAAGAGCTTGACTATGTGATTACGGATACTGTCAGAGGATCAGTTGTTGATTTCTTCACAGTTTGGCTTCCTGCCCCAACTCTGTCGTTTCTTTCATATACGAATGAGGTAAATGTGCCTGACAGCATGGATGCTTTCCAAGGTCTCCTTGGTTCCATCCCTGATAATGCTTTTCAAAAAACTCCTGCTGGGAAGGACTGGAATCTCAGTCACAGAGTTGCATCGGTGCTTTTTGGTGGTGTGAAACTGGCTGGTGTTGGATTTATTTCCAGCATTGGAGCTGTTGGTGCCTCAAATGTTTTATATGCAATTCGGAGATTTCTCAATCCCGCACTTGTTGCTTATCAACATAATAAAAGATCACCAATGCTCAAAACGGCAGTTGTCTATGGATGTTTTCTTGGAGCATCGGCAAATCTTCGTTATCAG ATTATTGCTGGAATAGTGGAGCATCGGATTTCTGATCAATTTTCTTCTCAGATATTATTTGTAAATATGCTATCTTTTCTTGTTCGGACGGTCAACTCTTATTGGGGAACTCAG CAATGGGTTGATCTTGCACGGTTTACTGGACTGCAAAGGAGTGGGCCACCCTCTTATGAAATACCAGATTCTCCTAACCATGCTGCATTGGGACGCATCAACACAGAGGATGCCACTGTTGATAAAATCAAGCATCAATGA
- the LOC133864897 gene encoding cation/H(+) antiporter 15-like: MSVQEMVLQMGNKTLICNDPRRIPNKSLWLHGNPLASPTPLLLLQLSAISLASQLIDLCLKPLGQSSIVSQIFAGMVFGPSLLGHKTLMSAKLFPARGSMVIETVATYGLMFFLFLMGVRSDPSMMMRAGRPAFIIGFSVFFFTFVLCGLLSFVLVKFLPLETCLVNSIFFIAGAQTLTGFPVIACLLRELKMLNTDIGCLALSASMFCDILGISMTAITLAVMDPKSRGTLTPLWAILSAVALVAAIVFVVRPAILWTQSRAPKGKPMNEMFIISIFVLVPLMGFMSETIGQHYVFGPLVLGLAMPDGPPLGVAMISKLDTFASGLFYPTYLAISGLRTNIFKIHFQALGVVGLVVLFSCVVKIGAVMVPAVYSDVPVREAFVLGLIINARGIVELMIFNLWKDTLVLTDEGFSLSVISVVMVTAIITPLIRILHDPSRQFIAIKRSTIQHSKREADLRILVCIHNQDNVSTIVNLLEVSSASEESKIAVVALILVELVGSNAPVLVAHQSHSVLPTSTSPTSRIINALRQYENQNEGFVTVEPFTSISPFETMHNDICRVTVDKRATIVILPFHKQWAIDGSIGSVNRAIQAMNIKVLESAPCSVGILIDRGILSGSTSLLTGRPSYHVAVIYIGGADDAESLAYGARMASDESVDLTVVQFLFFGAENTKDRKRDSDLIDEYRQANAGNERFVIVEEVVRDGPDLASSIKEMVDCFDLILVGMHHPASSLLTGLGVWSECPEIGVIGDMLASPDIGSTASALVVQQQRLGGKLISRGMQPVVGDRDQLVHDVPYDEPARGSWSISMGRS, from the exons ATGTCGGTCCAAGAAATGGTCCTGCAGATGGGGAACAAGACTCTGATATGTAACGATCCCCGGCGCATACCAAACAAGAGTCTCTGGTTACATGGGAACCCTTTGGCATCCCCTACACCCCTTCTGTTGCTGCAGCTCTCTGCGATTTCCTTAGCCTCCCAGCTAATCGATCTCTGCCTAAAGCCTCTCGGGCAGTCAAGTATTGTATCACAGATTTTT GCTGGTATGGTATTTGGCCCATCCCTTCTGGGGCATAAAACGTTAATGTCAGCAAAATTGTTCCCGGCAAGAGGCAGCATGGTGATTGAAACAGTGGCTACATACGGCCTCATGTTCTTCCTGTTTTTAATGGGAGTTCGGTCGGACCCCAGCATGATGATGCGCGCAGGACGACCGGCCTTCATCATTGGATTTTCAGTATTCTTCTTCACATTTGTACTCTGCGGTTTACTATCCTTCGTTTTAGTGAAATTCCTACCTTTGGAAACCTGCCTGGTAAACTCGATCTTCTTCATTGCCGGAGCACAGACTTTAACAGGATTTCCCGTCATCGCTTGCCTTCTACGCGAGCTCAAGATGCTAAACACTGACATCGGCTGTCTAGCTCTCTCTGCATCAATGTTTTGCGATATTCTTG GTATTTCCATGACAGCGATTACTTTGGCCGTAATGGATCCTAAGAGCAGAGGTACACTAACACCGTTGTGGGCAATTTTATCAGCGGTTGCACTTGTGGCTGCCATTGTATTTGTCGTCCGGCCGGCAATACTATGGACGCAAAGCCGTGCACCAAAAGGGAAACCCATGAACGAGATGTTCATTATCAGCATCTTTGTTTTGGTTCCCTTGATGGGGTTTATGAGCGAGACCATCGGCCAGCATTATGTTTTTGGGCCATTAGTCCTGGGTTTGGCTATGCCGGACGGGCCGCCGCTCGGAGTAGCTATGATATCAAAACTGGATACTTTTGCGTCGGGGTTGTTCTACCCGACCTACCTCGCCATTAGCGGGCTGCGAACGAACATCTTCAAGATTCATTTCCAGGCCCTAGGGGTGGTGGGCCTTGTTGTTCTCTTCTCTTGCGTGGTCAAGATTGGCGCAGTTATGGTTCCAGCCGTCTACAGTGATGTGCCTGTACGGGAAGCTTTCGTGCTTGGGCTTATTATTAACGCCAGAGGCATCGTCGAGCTTATGATTTTCAACTTGTGGAAGGACACCTTG GTTCTGACAGATGAAGGATTTTCTCTGTCAGTGATCTCAGTGGTAATGGTAACTGCAATCATAACGCCATTGATAAGAATCCTCCACGATCCTTCAAGGCAATTCATTGCAATCAAGAGAAGTACCATCCAACATTCTAAGCGCGAGGCAGACCTCCGAATCTTAGTCTGCATCCACAATCAAGACAATGTTTCTACAATCGTAAACCTCCTTGAAGTTTCCAGTGCTTCCGAAGAGAGCAAGATCGCAGTAGTCGCACTTATCCTCGTTGAGCTTGTGGGTAGCAACGCCCCGGTCCTAGTAGCCCATCAATCTCATTCAGTCCTTCCAACAAGCACATCCCCGACCAGCCGAATTATCAACGCCTTAAGACAGTACGAGAATCAAAACGAAGGCTTCGTCACCGTCGAACCCTTCACTTCCATCTCACCCTTCGAAACAATGCACAATGACATTTGTCGGGTAACAGTGGACAAGAGAGCCACCATCGTGATTTTGCCATTCCATAAGCAGTGGGCCATAGATGGCTCCATTGGGTCGGTGAACCGAGCAATCCAGGCTATGAACATCAAGGTCCTCGAATCTGCGCCGTGCTCCGTCGGAATTCTCATCGATCGGGGCATCCTAAGCGGTTCGACATCGCTTCTAACCGGTCGTCCGTCATACCATGTTGCTGTAATCTACATTGGTGGTGCGGATGACGCAGAATCACTAGCCTATGGTGCTCGCATGGCTAGTGACGAAAGCGTTGATCTAACAGTCGTCCAGTTCCTCTTCTTTGGAGCCGAAAATACTAAAGACAGGAAGCGTGACAGTGACTTGATTGATGAATACCGGCAAGCTAATGCAGGAAACGAACGATTTGTGATCGTAGAAGAGGTGGTAAGAGACGGGCCAGATCTTGCTTCATCTATAAAAGAGATGGTAGATTGCTTTGATTTGATACTAGTAGGGATGCACCACCCGGCATCCTCTCTACTCACAGGACTTGGTGTGTGGAGTGAGTGCCCGGAGATCGGAGTCATCGGCGATATGCTTGCTTCGCCAGATATTGGGAGCACAGCATCGGCGTTGGTGGTACAACAACAAAGACTAGGAGGGAAGTTAATAAGTCGTGGCATGCAGCCTGTGGTCGGCGATAGAGACCAACTCGTTCACGATGTCCCTTATGATGAACCGGCAAGAGGATCGTGGTCTATTTCAATGGGAAGGAGCTAG
- the LOC133863074 gene encoding arogenate dehydrogenase 1, chloroplastic-like has product MSVSSSHCAASRILQIGILGFGPFAQFLSKTMIRQGHILRAASRTDYSTPCAHLGISFFRDVGAFLEAENDVILICTSIVSLSEVLQSLPLHRLERPTLFVDVLSVKEHPRNVLLQVLPEESDVLCTHPMFGPDSGKDGWKDLALMYERVRIRDEAICSSFLQIFESEGCRMLEMSCEEHDRMAARSQFITHTIGRMLSEMEIQSTSINTKGFEALVQLKESTMRDSFDLFSGLFLHNRFAQQELENLELAFQKVKQQLVEKMNKEEQNLNDSKLR; this is encoded by the exons ATGTCCGTTTCGTCCTCGCACTGTGCGGCCTCAAGAATTCTGCAAATAGGCATATTAGGCTTCGGGCCCTTCGCACAATTCCTGTCAAAGACCATGATCAGACAAGGCCATATTCTACGGGCAGCTTCTCGGACCGATTACTCTACTCCCTGTGCCCACCTGGGTATCTCGTTCTTCAG GGACGTTGGTGCGTTTCTTGAAGCAGAAAACGATGTCATTCTGATATGCACATCAATCGTATCTCTGTCGGAGGTTCTCCAGTCACTTCCACTCCATCGTCTGGAACGGCCAACACTTTTCGTCGATGTACTCTCGGTCAAAGAGCACCCAAGAAACGTTCTTTTGCAA GTACTGCCTGAGGAGTCCGACGTGCTTTGCACGCACCCTATGTTTGGGCCAGATAGCGGCAAAGATGGGTGGAAAGATCTAGCCTTGATGTACGAGAGAGTTCGAATCAGAGATGAAGCAATCTGCTCAAGCTTCCTCCAAATTTTTGAAAGCGAG GGTTGCAGAATGCTTGAAATGTCTTGCGAAGAACATGACAGAATGGCAGCTAGGAGCCAATTTATAACTCACACCATTGGCAG GATGCTATCAGAAATGGAGATCCAGTCCACATCTATAAACACAAAGGGCTTTGAGGCACTTGTTCAATTG AAAGAGAGCACCATGAGAGATAGTTTTGATCTGTTCAGCGGGTTATTTCTACATAATAGGTTTGCCCAACAAGAG CTGGAAAACCTTGAGCTCGCCTTCCAGAAAGTCAAACAGCAGCTGGTAGAGAAGATGAACAAGGAGGAACAGAATTTGAACGATTCTAAACTCCGATGA